One Trichormus variabilis 0441 genomic window, AACTGCTCCTACTGGTTCTTGGCGCGGTAATTTAGCCTTAGTCATTGCTGACTTAATCGCATTAATGAGCTGTTTCTGATCAAAAGGTTTACCCAAAAATTCAAAATACTCGAAAGGTTCAGTGATTTTTTCCGTCACCTCTTCCTTCCTCCCAGACATAATTACCAAGGGAATTTTTCTCAGTTCAGGATGCGCTTGAACTTGCTGGAATACTTCCCAACCACTTAATTTAGGCAGCAGGAAATCCAACATGATCAAGCTGAGTTTTTCTTGTCGGATGAGATTTATCCCTTCCAAGCCGTCCTTGGCTTCTAATACCTCAAAATTGCCAGGGGGCAACATTTCACGTACTTTTACCCTGACAACGGTAGTGTCATCGATAACTAAAATTTTGTTACTTGCCACGACTGATTACTCTAAAAGAATATTGAAGTTTAAATAGCGGCTTCCCTGGGGGATGCTGTGTGAATTCCGAATGACCGTGAGAATCTCCCCACTATATCCAACATTGTTATTAATTGGGGGATAGTATATTTCGGTATAAATGTCGTCGTCGGCAGTGTTTAACAAAACTTTGAGGATATGGAGTAATAGGAGAAAATAGGAGAGAGTTTATTGATTTGAAGTTATATCTCCCTACACCCCTAAACCCCTACACCCCCACACCCAGTCTCAACCGACAATTTTAGTGCGTAAGTCCAATAGAGATTTATTTTTATTTATCAGCCTATGACTGCCTCACAACCTGCTCAGTTTAAGTCGGAAATCACGGCAATGCCCAGTTGGTTGCGCCGTCCCATTGGCAAAGCTAGTGAACTGTCAACAGTACAGCGCATTATTAAACAGCGTCAAATTCATACAATTTGTGAAGAAGGTCGCTGCCCGAATCGGGGTGAGTGCTATGCCCAAAAAACGGCTACATTCTTACTTATGGGGCCTACCTGCACCCGTGCTTGTGCTTTTTGTCAAGTCGATAAGGGTCATGCACCAATGCCAATTGACCCAGAGGAAGCAGCAAAGGTGGCAGAAGCGGTACAACTTTTGGGACTGCGTTATGTAGTACTTACTTCTGTCGCTCGTGATGATTTACAAGATCAGGGAGCAAGCCACTTTGTCCAAACTATGGAGGCAATTCGTCAACTAAATCCGGGTACTCAAATTGAAGTGTTGACACCGGATTTTTGGGGTGGTGCAGGCGCAGGGGAAGCCGGACAACGCCAGCGCCTAAAAATGATTGTAGAGGCGCAACCAGCTTGTTTTAACCATAACATTGAGACAGTGCGTCGCTTAACCGGGCCAGTCCGCCGGGGTGCTAAATACGATCGCTCTTTGCGGGTTCTCTCTCTTGTCAAAGAACTAAACCCCCATATTCCCACCAAATCAGGCTTAATGGTGGGACATGGAGAGACGGTTACTGAACTAGTCGAAGCAATGACAGACTTAAGGGCTATAGGATGCGATCGCCTCACTATCGGTCAGTATATGCGCCCATCCCTAGAACATTTACCAGTCCAAAAATATTGGACAC contains:
- a CDS encoding response regulator, whose translation is MASNKILVIDDTTVVRVKVREMLPPGNFEVLEAKDGLEGINLIRQEKLSLIMLDFLLPKLSGWEVFQQVQAHPELRKIPLVIMSGRKEEVTEKITEPFEYFEFLGKPFDQKQLINAIKSAMTKAKLPRQEPVGAVAAKNGNTATATMTHGAVATVAPPTVATTTTVATAGIDADAAAEIQALNDKVAKMQAEIEGLKKQLAQVVTFIKQKIK
- the lipA gene encoding lipoyl synthase; this translates as MTASQPAQFKSEITAMPSWLRRPIGKASELSTVQRIIKQRQIHTICEEGRCPNRGECYAQKTATFLLMGPTCTRACAFCQVDKGHAPMPIDPEEAAKVAEAVQLLGLRYVVLTSVARDDLQDQGASHFVQTMEAIRQLNPGTQIEVLTPDFWGGAGAGEAGQRQRLKMIVEAQPACFNHNIETVRRLTGPVRRGAKYDRSLRVLSLVKELNPHIPTKSGLMVGHGETVTELVEAMTDLRAIGCDRLTIGQYMRPSLEHLPVQKYWTPEEFEHLGKLAREIGFSHVRSGPLVRSSYHAGEEPIPFG